Proteins co-encoded in one Kribbella solani genomic window:
- a CDS encoding DUF3618 domain-containing protein produces the protein MSDTKARTAEQIEADIAATRLRLASTVDELVDRANPKNVALRQVEQAKSQVFDEHGQLRTQKIVAVAGAVAGVVGVLLVIRRLVGRR, from the coding sequence GTGTCGGACACGAAGGCTCGGACCGCCGAGCAGATCGAGGCGGACATCGCCGCCACCCGGTTGCGGTTGGCCTCGACCGTGGACGAGCTGGTCGACCGGGCGAACCCGAAGAACGTGGCACTGCGCCAGGTCGAGCAGGCGAAGTCGCAGGTCTTCGACGAGCACGGGCAGCTGCGGACCCAGAAGATCGTCGCGGTCGCCGGCGCGGTGGCCGGTGTGGTCGGCGTACTGCTGGTGATCCGTCGCCTGGTGGGTCGCCGGTGA
- a CDS encoding glucose 1-dehydrogenase: protein MRAMTVIPGKSDSARVGAVAEPPAADGSILVQGLLTGICGTDLELLAGALGRVQPGSDHLVIGHESLGQVLEAPAGSGFTAGDLVAGVVRRPDPVPCPACARGEWDFCRNGQYTERGINGMDGYGAERWRVDPYFAVPVPAVLGHLGVLVEPTSILAKAFEQVDRVGARSWFDPKHVLVTGAGPIGLLATLIAQQRGYDVHVLDRVTDGPKPELVRALGGTYLTDLQQLDVVPDVVIEATGVGQVVFDCANLLPPAGVICLAGIHPGPATVDVQLDALVRQLVVRNAALVGTVNAGKRHYADAVDMLLKADRAWLERLVTRTVPLSNWPAALVREPDDIKVVVDLRG, encoded by the coding sequence ATGCGGGCCATGACAGTCATTCCCGGCAAGTCCGACTCGGCGCGCGTCGGCGCGGTCGCGGAGCCTCCGGCCGCCGACGGTTCGATCCTGGTACAGGGCCTGCTGACGGGCATCTGCGGCACTGATCTGGAGCTGCTGGCCGGGGCACTCGGCCGCGTACAGCCCGGGTCGGATCACCTGGTGATAGGTCACGAGTCACTCGGGCAGGTGCTGGAGGCACCAGCAGGCTCCGGCTTCACCGCGGGCGATCTGGTCGCCGGAGTGGTGCGCCGACCCGACCCGGTGCCCTGTCCGGCCTGTGCGCGTGGTGAATGGGACTTCTGCCGCAACGGCCAGTACACAGAGCGCGGCATCAACGGAATGGACGGGTATGGCGCGGAGCGCTGGCGCGTCGACCCGTACTTCGCCGTACCGGTACCGGCTGTCCTGGGGCACCTGGGCGTACTGGTAGAGCCGACCAGCATCCTCGCCAAGGCGTTTGAACAAGTGGATCGGGTAGGTGCCCGGTCCTGGTTCGACCCGAAGCACGTACTGGTGACAGGCGCCGGACCGATCGGCCTACTCGCCACACTGATCGCACAACAGCGCGGGTACGACGTGCATGTACTGGACCGGGTCACCGACGGCCCCAAGCCGGAGCTGGTCCGGGCACTCGGCGGTACCTATCTGACTGATCTCCAGCAGCTTGATGTCGTACCGGATGTGGTCATAGAGGCGACCGGTGTCGGACAGGTGGTGTTCGACTGCGCCAACCTGCTCCCACCGGCCGGTGTGATTTGTCTGGCCGGCATCCACCCCGGTCCGGCAACCGTGGACGTACAGCTCGACGCACTGGTCCGCCAGCTCGTCGTACGCAACGCAGCGCTCGTGGGCACGGTCAATGCGGGCAAACGGCACTACGCGGACGCTGTGGACATGCTGCTCAAGGCTGATCGCGCCTGGTTGGAGCGGTTGGTGACGCGGACCGTACCGCTGTCGAACTGGCCCGCCGCATTGGTGCGGGAACCGGATGACATCAAGGTGGTCGTGGACTTGCGGGGATGA